From Mesorhizobium sp. Pch-S:
CCGTCGACCATTTCGCCAGCCAGCAGGGCCGCCGCGGCGGTGACGTCTACGGCATGATCGACGAGCGGCTGGACGAGATCTCGCGCGCCATCGTCGCCTCCACCGTCGCAGCCCAGTCGAGCGCCTTCGACCCGGCCCCGTTCGAGCGCATCGAACAGCGCATCGCGGCCCTTGCCAGCCAGATCGAGGAAGTGGCCGACGAGCGCCCGCGCGGCGAGGTGATGGACCACCTCTTCCATGGGCTGGAACAGCGCTTCGAAGCGCTGTCGGGCATCATCGAGCGCCGACAGGACGACGCCATCCAGCAGGGCAACATGCTGTTCCGCGACCTCGAGCGCCGGCTGGACGATGTTGCCGACCGCATCGAGCGCCGCGCCCCAGAGCCGGACAATTCCGGCATCATGGACGCCATCGACGCGCGTTTCAGCGCGCTGGCGCAACGCCTGGAAAGCCGCAGCACCGATATCGCCGGCCAGGATGCGATCCGCAGCCTGGAAAGCCGTCTCGACGACATCTCCAGCCGCCTCGACTCCAGCTCGGTGCAGGCAGCCGGCATCGATCCGGACCTGCTGCGCAGCCTGGAAGCCCAGGTTTCCGGCCTGGCAACACATCTGTCGCGTCCGGGCACGCCGCTGCCGGAATTCGAGGACATCGCGCCCCGCATCGAGAAGATCGAGGAATCGATCGCAACCAACCGCGACACCATCCTGGAGACGGCAAGGCAGGCCGCCGAAAACGCCGTGCGCGCGCTCGGCCTTTCGAACGGCGACACGGTCACCGTTGCCGGGCTCGCCGGCGACCTCAAGACGCTGGAAGACCTGACGCGCCGCTCGGACGAGCGCAACACCAAGACCTTCGAGGCGATCCACGACACGCTGCTCAAGATCGTCGACCGCCTCGGTTCGCTGGAGGGCGCCCCGCCGATGGCGTCGCCGAAGATCACCGTGCAGGATACGCCGACGCTCGACATGGACGAGCCGCTGCCGTTCCTGAACGAACCCGAGGCGCCCGCCATGCGTGGCGGCGCGCGCACGCCGGCGCAGGCGGCAGCCGATGCGGCACGCGCAGCGCTCGGCGCTGAAGCCATTGCCGCGGATTCGGAAATCTCGGGCCAGAACAAGTCGATGTTCGGCGGTATCGCGCGCGCCTTCAAGATGCGCCGCGAAAACGAAACGACGCAGCCGACGGCGCTCGCAGGCAGCGCCGAGGTGCCGACGGTCGACCTCGACGAACCGCTGGAGCCGAAGCTGCTCAATCGCCCGCTCGAACCGGGCTCGGGGGCGCCGGACCTCGGCGCCATCATGAAGCGGGTGCGCGACGAACGCGGCCAGCCCGCCAGGCAGAACACGACCGACGCCTCGAAGGCCGATTTCATCGCCGCCGCGCGCCGCGCCGCACAGGCAGCGGCCGCCGAAGCGGAAGCACTCAAGCAGCAGTCGGGCAAGGCGGGCGGCGTCAAGTCGTTCGGCCTCGGCAACCTGCTGAAAGCCCGCCGCAAGCCGATCCTGATGGCGGCCGCGGCGATCATGCTGGCGCTCGCCGGTCTCCAGCTCGGCAAGGCCTTCCTGTCCGATCCCGAGCAGGTGTCGTTCAACGAGGTCGCCCCGACGACGATCGAGGAAAAGACCGACGTCGCGACGGCGCCCGTCCAGCAGGCTCCGGTGATGGCAGAAGCCCCGGCACTGCCGATCCCGGCCGACGCGCCGCCGGTGCGCAGCGTCGACAACAGGGATGCAACCGAACCGGCATCCGCCGGCCTGGCAGCCCCGGAACCAAGATCCAAGGACGACGTCGCGACCCCGCAGGCCACCGACGCGCAGGCTGCGCCGGAAACCGCGGAGACGAAGGCCGAGGCCGCCCCGGCAACGCATGCGCTGATCGCCGCGCCGGTGACGCTGCCGACCGTCGACGTGCCGGGCATGCCGAAGTCCGATGTCGCCACCGAAGACAAGACCGGCGCCGTCCAGGCCGCCTCGACCGGACCGTCGGCGAGCGGCATCGAAATCCCGCAGGCCATCGGCCCGGCGGCGCTGCGTGACGCGGCGGCGGCCGGCGATGCCAAGGCGCTGTTCGAAGTGGGCTCGCGTTATGCCGAAGCGCGCGGCGTCAGGGAAGACATGGCCACCGCCGCCAAATGGTATGGCGAAGCGGCCGAACGCGGCTTCGCCCCGGCCGAGTACCGCATCGGCAACTTCTACGAGAAGGGCATCGGCGTCGAGCGTGACATCGCCAAGTCCAAGGAATGGTACCGCCGCGCCGCAGAGAAGGGCAATGCCAGCGCCATGCACAATCTGGCGGTGTTGTTTGCCATGGGTGCCGACGGCGCCGCCGACAATGACGCCGCGACCCGCTGGTTCAGCCAGGCCGCCGACCTCGGCATCAAGGACAGCCAGTTCAACCTCGGCATCCTCGCCGCCAAGGGTGCTGGCATGCCGCAGAACCTGGAGGAATCCTACAAGTGGTTCGCGCTGGTGGCGAAGTCCGGTGACAAGGACGCTGCCGCCAAACGCGACGAGATCGCCAAGGCACTGCGCCCCGAACAGCTCGAACGCGCCAGGCAGGCCACCGAGCTGTGGAAGCCGAAGCCGCTCGACGAAGCCGCCAATTCCATCGAGATGCCGGCAGCCTGGCAGGACGCCCCGACCACCATTGCCGGTGTCGACATGAAGAAGGCGGTGCAGAACATCCAGCGCATCCTGGCCAAGAACGGCTATGATGCTGGCGGCACCGACGGCGTCATGGGCGACCGCACCAAGAAGGCGATCATGGCCTTCCAGACCGACAACGGCCTGCCGGCCACCGGCTCGGTCGACGAGCCGCTGGTCAAGGCACTGCTGGCGAAGAAATAAGGCTCGCGCTGACGTTTCGGCCAGCACCTTCTCCCCTTGCGGGAGAAGGTGGCCTCGCCACAGGCGATGTCGGTTGAGGGGTGCTGGACGGATCGCGAGTTTGCTGGCCAGACGAGGCAGCCATGCCTCAATCCTCCGCGTTCAGGCAGTGCAACTACAACCCAGAGAGCAGCATTTGCGTAACGGAATTGCAGCGTTTCCGCCATTCAAAGAAAAGCAGAAACGCTCCAGGCTCCAAGACTGGTCTGCGATCTACTGCAGGTCTTCCGGATACCGATAGACTTCCGCGTGCGAGGCCACGAAGATTTCGCCCTTGTCGTTCACCCAGCCACGGAACATGCCGTCGGTGTTGTAGGGTGCCGCAATGGCGCCTTGCGCATCGACCGCCACCAGGCCGGCGCCGACGTCCTTCAGGTCGTTCATGATCACCTTGCGCGTCGCCGTCTCCAGGCTTTCACCGAGATAGTCGACGCGGGACGCGACCTCGTGCCCGGCAACGTGGCGGATGAAATACTCGCCCTTGCCGGTGCCTGAAACGGCGCAGACGCCGTTGCGCGCATAGGTGCCTGCGCCGATGATCGGGCTGTCGCCGACCCTGCCATCCGGCTTGTTGTTGTAGCCGCCGGTCGAGGTGGCGGCAGCCAGATCGCCATGGCTGTCCAAAGCGACCGCACCGACCGTGCCATGCTTTTCGGATTCGCTGGCCCTGGCGGCGGTGCCGGCCTCGACATGCGCCTTCATCGCGGCCAGCGCCGCCCGGCGGCGCCCGGTGGTGAAATAGTTCTGCGGCTCGACGGCCAGCCCGATGTCCTCGGCGAACCTGTCGGCGGCGGGGCCGGTCAGAAGCAGGGGATCGCCCTGCTCCAGCAGCGCCCGAGCGGCCTTGACCGGGTTGCGCACATGCCGGGCGGCGCTGACGGCGCCGGCGGCCAGCGAGCGCCCGTCCATGATCGAGGCGTCGAGTTCATGCACGCCGTTCTCGTTCAGTGCAGCGCCATGGCCGGCGTTGAAATGCGGGCTGTCTTCCATGACGATGACGGCGGCCTGCACGGCGTCGAGCGCGCGGCCGCCGGATTCCAGCACCGCGTAGCCGGCTTCCAGCGCGCGGCCGAGATCGCGGCGCGCTGCGATCCATTCTTCCTCGTCGAGATCGAGCCTGGCCATGACCCCGCAACCACCATGGATCGCCAATGCGAATTTCGTCATCGTCCGTTACCTTCAAAGGGGAGCAGGCGGCCCGGCGGACCGCTTCAGGAGTTTCGCAATTCCGGGCGCAAAACCGCTGCGCACTTTTGCTTCCGGAACACGACCCCGAAAGCAGGAATTGATTTCGGGGTCGCGCTTCAAAAAAGCCAGATCAGGAAGAAGATCGACCCAACGCCTTCCTGACCTGGAGAGAATGCAAACGGGGTGAACGGTATTCCGTTCTATCTCTCGTTTTCAGCATGTTCCGCGTTCGGAAAGCCCTCGGCTTCCTGCCTTGTTTGCTTTCCGGCTGGATCATGCCTCCCCGTTGCATTCCCGGGAATCCTACTGCTTCGGCTTGGCGTCCATCGCCAGCGTGTCCTCGTCGGAACGCGGCGTGTAGGTGATCTTGTCCGCCTTGACGCCCCAGGCCGAGACGTTGACGGCCAGCGGCAGGTCGGGACGGTCGGTCGCGACGAGCAGGTTCGCCTTCTCGAGCAGTTCGCGGCGCCTGGCTTCGTCCATCTCGACGCCGGCATCCTCGATCAGCTTGTCCATCTGAGGGTTGGAATAGCCGCGCGTGTTGAAGGCACCCAGCGACTTTTCCTTGTCGTTGGTGTGCATCAGCGACGACAGCATGTAGTTCGCCTCGCCGGTCAGCGTGCCCCAGGACGCCATGTAGAGCGAATATTCGCCACGCGTCTTGGCGGGATTGAACACCGCGGCCGGCACGCCGTTGACGTCCGCCTGCACGTTGATCGCCGCCAGCAGCTGCGCCACCGTCGGCCCAAGCTCGGTCGGCAGACGGTCGTTGGCGTAGTTCAGCGACACCTTGAAGCCGTCCGGGAAGCCCGCCTCGGTCATCAGCTGCTTGGCCTTGTCGACATCATAGGCCGCCGGCTGGATGTCCTTGTTGTAGCCGAAGATGTTGGCGCTCACGAGCTGGGTCGGCACGACACCCATGCCTTCCAGCGCCACGTCGGCGATGGTCTGGCGGTCGATGACGAGATCGAAAGCCTCACGCACGCGCGGGTCGAGGAAGGGGTTCTTGTCGAGCTTCTTGCCGGCCTTGTCCCAGACCATCGGCGAGTTCTCGCGGAAGTCGAACTCCAGATAGGGGATGTAGACCGACTCGTCCTTGACCACGTCGATGGCCGGATCGGCCTCGAGATTGGCGAGGTCGGTCGCCGGCACTTTGGAGATCAGGTCGACCTGCCCTGCCTTGAGCTGGGCGACGCGGGCCGCGTCATTGGGGATTTCCTTGCGCACCACCTTGTCCCAGGGCTGCGCACCACCCCAGTAGCCGTCGAACTTCTCCAGCACGAGGTCCTGCGTCGGCGCCCAGCTGACGAACTTGTAGGGACCGGTGCCGATCGTGGCCTTGCCGGTGTTGAAGCCCTCGGCCGCCGTCTCCTTGGTGGAATAGGCCGCGGCCGCCTTGTGCGAGACGATGAAGAGACGCACGAAATCGTTGGGCAGGGTCGGTGCCGACCCATGCGTCTTGACGCGCACCGTCAGCGGGTCGACGACTTCGACGCCGGCGACGCGGCGCACATAGATGGTCGACGGGTTCGGTCCGGTGACGTTGGGGATGCGCTCGATCGAGAACTTCACGTCCTCGGCGGTGAAGTCCGAACCGTCATGGAACTTCACGCCTTCGCGCAGCTTGAACTCCCAGGTCGTGGCGTCGACCGGCTTCCAGCTCACCGCCAGATTGGGCTCGACCTCGAGCTTGTTGCCGGACTTCAGCAGCGTGTCGAACACATGCTTGGTGGCCTCGGCATTGGCCGAGGTGGCCGTGAAATGCGGATCCATCGAGGCCGGACCGGATTTGGTGGCAATGGTCAGGTCTGCGGCGAGCGCCGGCAGCGACACGAGCAGCGTCGACACAAGCAGGGCCGAGCGCAGCAAGGAACGGGTTGTCATGGGGATCTCCTCTTTTTGTTGTTGAATGTCTCGTCGTCGCCGATGTCGGCGGGATCAGTCGGTCGCCGCCTCGGCGGCAGTCATGTCGAGATCGCGCGGCCAGCTGCCCGTGGCGACGACCATCTTGGTCAGCAGGTCCGACAGGGTCAGCCGTTCGGCGGGCGACAGGCATTCGAGCATGGCGCGTTCATGCTCGAGCATCAGCTCCTTGACGGAGACCACGGCGGCACGCCCCTTTTCCGTCAGGGTCAGGGTGACGCGGCGCTGGTCGGAGGGGTCGATCTCGCGGTCGATCAGGCCGAGCGTCGCCACCTTGTTGACGGCACGGCTCAGCGTGTTCTTGGGAAAGTTGGACGAGCGCACAACCTCGGTCAGCGTCAGGCCATCGCCGAGATAGAGCGACCACAAGACGACGAACTCCGGACGCAGCAGGCCGAGCTGCTGCTGGATGCGGCCATAGACGGGATTGTTGAACTGCAGGGCGAGGAAGTTCAGCCGGAACGACAGCCAGCAGGGATTGTCCCACAGTTTCGGAAAGAGCGGATCGTCCTGCGGCAGGTGCTGCGGGCCCGGCGTTTCCCGGCCTGCACGCGCCTCATGCAAGGCTGTGCTCAGCAATCGATCCATATGACCTCGCCCCTGAATTAGTCCCAAACGGAACGGTAATTGAAATTTTTGTTGCGTCAACCTCATATTTTTGTTCCTAATGGAACTTAATTGGAGATATCTCGCAGTTTTGTTGCTGGCCCATGCCGCATTCCGGCAGGCTGGCGCACGACACCAATCGCGGACGTCGCGGAGAATGGAGTTTTCAGGAATGCGCATTCAGGACATGCACTGGGCTCAGGTGGAAGAGCGTGCCAAGGTCGACGATCGCTGCGTCCTGCCGATCGGATCGGTCGAGCAGCATGCCTATCTCAGCCTCGCGACCGACATGATCCTGGCCGAGCGCATTTCGGTGGAAGCCGCCGCGCCGCTCGGCGTTCCCGTCTTCCCCTGCCTGCCCTATGGCATGGCCTCGGGCTTCGCCGATTTCCCCGGCACCATCACGCTGACGCTGCGCACCTATATCAGCGTCATCGAGGACATGCTCGACAGTGTCTACCGTTCCGGCTTCCGCCGCATCCTCGTCGTCAACGGCCATGGCGGCAACACGCCGATCGCCCCGCTGCTGTCGGAATGGATGAACAGCCATCGCGACACCTCGGTAAAGCTGCATGACTGGTGGCGTGCACCGAACACCATGGCCAAGGTGATGGAAATCGACCCGGCCGCCAGCCATGCGAGCTGGATGGAGAATTTCCCATGGACGCGGCTCGAAGGCGCGCCGGTGCCGAACTTCAAGAAGGATCGCATCGACTTCGCCGCCACCGGCCGCGTCGATGCCGGCCGCAAACGCGAACGCATCGCCGAAGGCAATTATCACGGCGTGTTCCAGCGCCCGGACGCGGACATGTTCGCGATCTGGGAGGTCGGCGTGGCGGAGACCCGCGACGAGATCGAGAACGGCTGGCATTGATGGATGGACGACGGCATTGCGGCCAGCCCCTTCTCCCCTTGCGGGAGAAGGTGGATCGGCGCGCAGCGCCGAGACGGTTGAGGGGTGTTGGAAGGAACAAGGCCGGGCAGAACTGCTCATCTCGCATCGATCCCGACGGGCAATCGGGAAGGCAGCGTTCCGTCCAACACCCCTCATCCGACCTCGCCTTTGGCGAGGCCACCTTCTCCCACAAGGGGAGAAGGGGCCGGCTGCAATGCAGGCACTCATTCTCTTACCCTCAGGCGAATCCGGAGGGCTCTGTTGCGGGAGGACATATGAAACACGACAAGCACCGTTACGGGGTCAGTGCATGACCTCCTTCGTGTTCAAGCGGCTCAGCCAGGCGGTCATCGTGCTGATCGTGATGTCGATCCTGGTCTTCGTCGGGGTCTATGTGATCGGAAACCCGGTGGACGTGCTGATCTCGCCCGACGCCACCCAGGCGATCCGCGAACAGGTGATTGCCGAATACGGCCTCGACCAGCCGCTATGGAAACAATATCTCGACTTCGTCGGCTCGATGTCGACCGGCGATTTCGGCCGCTCCTTCGTCTTCAACATGCCGGTCGGCGAGCTGATCTCGCAACGCCTGCCCGCGACGCTGGAGTTGGCGGTCATCGCAGTGATCCTGGCCTCGCTCA
This genomic window contains:
- a CDS encoding peptidoglycan-binding protein, producing the protein MNNKRSYLDNLNAGRQRRSYASLEELNRSMEALEQRLDRNREEPARREEPRYGRSQPYADRYDAPRQRGYEDQRPRERDYEGARGYQRPYEEPRPYRQRSERPYQSIARDIERMRGQEDGVAMVSKIAGELRGLREELRQQMSQQVSSGLQREFQALRKDIQRAAQEAPSSRDSAELGLEFERLSGAIRGLAEKSDDKGVHLLRLELEQVRNAMDTLAREESVQAVDRRWQEFDQRWSAFENRFDGNAGKRDGVDVAALAERLEQIGAAVNKLPESLSLRSLEEKVRTLAGAVDHFASQQGRRGGDVYGMIDERLDEISRAIVASTVAAQSSAFDPAPFERIEQRIAALASQIEEVADERPRGEVMDHLFHGLEQRFEALSGIIERRQDDAIQQGNMLFRDLERRLDDVADRIERRAPEPDNSGIMDAIDARFSALAQRLESRSTDIAGQDAIRSLESRLDDISSRLDSSSVQAAGIDPDLLRSLEAQVSGLATHLSRPGTPLPEFEDIAPRIEKIEESIATNRDTILETARQAAENAVRALGLSNGDTVTVAGLAGDLKTLEDLTRRSDERNTKTFEAIHDTLLKIVDRLGSLEGAPPMASPKITVQDTPTLDMDEPLPFLNEPEAPAMRGGARTPAQAAADAARAALGAEAIAADSEISGQNKSMFGGIARAFKMRRENETTQPTALAGSAEVPTVDLDEPLEPKLLNRPLEPGSGAPDLGAIMKRVRDERGQPARQNTTDASKADFIAAARRAAQAAAAEAEALKQQSGKAGGVKSFGLGNLLKARRKPILMAAAAIMLALAGLQLGKAFLSDPEQVSFNEVAPTTIEEKTDVATAPVQQAPVMAEAPALPIPADAPPVRSVDNRDATEPASAGLAAPEPRSKDDVATPQATDAQAAPETAETKAEAAPATHALIAAPVTLPTVDVPGMPKSDVATEDKTGAVQAASTGPSASGIEIPQAIGPAALRDAAAAGDAKALFEVGSRYAEARGVREDMATAAKWYGEAAERGFAPAEYRIGNFYEKGIGVERDIAKSKEWYRRAAEKGNASAMHNLAVLFAMGADGAADNDAATRWFSQAADLGIKDSQFNLGILAAKGAGMPQNLEESYKWFALVAKSGDKDAAAKRDEIAKALRPEQLERARQATELWKPKPLDEAANSIEMPAAWQDAPTTIAGVDMKKAVQNIQRILAKNGYDAGGTDGVMGDRTKKAIMAFQTDNGLPATGSVDEPLVKALLAKK
- a CDS encoding isoaspartyl peptidase/L-asparaginase is translated as MTKFALAIHGGCGVMARLDLDEEEWIAARRDLGRALEAGYAVLESGGRALDAVQAAVIVMEDSPHFNAGHGAALNENGVHELDASIMDGRSLAAGAVSAARHVRNPVKAARALLEQGDPLLLTGPAADRFAEDIGLAVEPQNYFTTGRRRAALAAMKAHVEAGTAARASESEKHGTVGAVALDSHGDLAAATSTGGYNNKPDGRVGDSPIIGAGTYARNGVCAVSGTGKGEYFIRHVAGHEVASRVDYLGESLETATRKVIMNDLKDVGAGLVAVDAQGAIAAPYNTDGMFRGWVNDKGEIFVASHAEVYRYPEDLQ
- a CDS encoding ABC transporter substrate-binding protein encodes the protein MTTRSLLRSALLVSTLLVSLPALAADLTIATKSGPASMDPHFTATSANAEATKHVFDTLLKSGNKLEVEPNLAVSWKPVDATTWEFKLREGVKFHDGSDFTAEDVKFSIERIPNVTGPNPSTIYVRRVAGVEVVDPLTVRVKTHGSAPTLPNDFVRLFIVSHKAAAAYSTKETAAEGFNTGKATIGTGPYKFVSWAPTQDLVLEKFDGYWGGAQPWDKVVRKEIPNDAARVAQLKAGQVDLISKVPATDLANLEADPAIDVVKDESVYIPYLEFDFRENSPMVWDKAGKKLDKNPFLDPRVREAFDLVIDRQTIADVALEGMGVVPTQLVSANIFGYNKDIQPAAYDVDKAKQLMTEAGFPDGFKVSLNYANDRLPTELGPTVAQLLAAINVQADVNGVPAAVFNPAKTRGEYSLYMASWGTLTGEANYMLSSLMHTNDKEKSLGAFNTRGYSNPQMDKLIEDAGVEMDEARRRELLEKANLLVATDRPDLPLAVNVSAWGVKADKITYTPRSDEDTLAMDAKPKQ
- a CDS encoding MarR family transcriptional regulator, with the translated sequence MDRLLSTALHEARAGRETPGPQHLPQDDPLFPKLWDNPCWLSFRLNFLALQFNNPVYGRIQQQLGLLRPEFVVLWSLYLGDGLTLTEVVRSSNFPKNTLSRAVNKVATLGLIDREIDPSDQRRVTLTLTEKGRAAVVSVKELMLEHERAMLECLSPAERLTLSDLLTKMVVATGSWPRDLDMTAAEAATD
- a CDS encoding creatininase family protein — translated: MRIQDMHWAQVEERAKVDDRCVLPIGSVEQHAYLSLATDMILAERISVEAAAPLGVPVFPCLPYGMASGFADFPGTITLTLRTYISVIEDMLDSVYRSGFRRILVVNGHGGNTPIAPLLSEWMNSHRDTSVKLHDWWRAPNTMAKVMEIDPAASHASWMENFPWTRLEGAPVPNFKKDRIDFAATGRVDAGRKRERIAEGNYHGVFQRPDADMFAIWEVGVAETRDEIENGWH